TGAGGACGGTGGTTCCGCGGGCGACGACGGTTTTGCTCGAGGGAGAGATGCTTCGGGAGCCGCTGCAACAGAGGAGAGAGGTTTCTTCTCGGTCTCTCCCTATGAGCGGAGTAGTGGGATCGCCTGGGAGGGCCACGTGCGAGGCCCGCGTGGGAAAGAGGTACATAAAACGGGTTGGCCAAAAACGGGCCGACTAAATAAGACGGACCAGATCGAAACAAAGAAGTTAGTACCAGATGCAGTTCGCTGTGAAGAACAATGAAGTTCGGACAGTGAAACAAATAAATACATGCAATTCATAAAAAAAGTTAATTTCAAAAAAACAACGCGCGTGTTAAGATAACGCATCCGAAAAAAGTCTACCTTCAAATAAGTGCCACAAAAAAAATGGGGGCCCCCAACCCCCCCTCATGTGCCAGGGGCTACAGCAAAAACAGATGCAGTACGCAGCTCTAGACAATGCAGTGCATTTGGATAGACGAAGCAGTGCGGTATCATAAGCAATGCAATTTTGGAATACGTACATGGTCTAGTTCACAGCGAAATACTCGAAAATTGCGGAATATACTATACCTTTTTCCACGGGCTGCAGCAAGTACACGCAAAAACAGGCGCAGCACGCACCTCTAGACAATGCGGTGCTTTTTTAGATGAAGCAGTGCGGTATCATAAGCAATGCATTTTCGGGAACATGTATAATACATATAAACGTGACAAATGCCCATTCGCACAGAACGTGGTGGTTAACAAATTTTACTGATGAAAACTAAAATAAAACCACATTAAAAAAAACCAAGTTCAGAGACAACCGCCCAATCCGAGCGGTTCCATCGCCACAAACCCACAATCACAGACGCAACGCCAACCCACGATCTGCACAACCGCATCGTCAGCGAGATCGTGCAGTTCATCCGCTGCGGCCACCCCCCCTTTAAATTCAGACCCCTGAAAAGGTTTTCTCATCCACAACAACACAAGTATCCATTGCACTGCCACCAAACCGCTCCATCACATCAATCTCCACAGAAGACACCAAGCCCTACTGCCGGCGATGGGGTTCGTCGATGAGTACAGGAACGTGGAGGCGCACGGCAACACCAAGTTGCACGTCATCCACACCAATGACAAGAAGCAGATGGCGACCTCCCACGAGCAGTACAAGCGCCACCTCAAGCTCCAGTGCTACAAGATCATCGGGATTGACCTCAAGTACAACAACGAGCCTGACGCGACGCAGAAACCTGCCCTCGTCCAATTCTCCGTCGGCAAGACTCAGCCGGTGATGCCCTTCCAACTGAGCGCCGCTGAAAGGTGCACCATCTTCGACAACTTCCTCACCGACAACAGGTACACGTTTGCTGGCATCTCCATCGGCGGCGACAAAACTAGGCTAGAGCGCGTCAATCTGGAGCTCGCCAACCTCGTCGACATCCAGAAGGAATGAAGGGTGCCCGAGGCCACCAAGGAGTTGGACTCCCTTGCAGACGTCGCCGACATGCTCATCGATGACTACTACaacaacatgaagaagaagatcacCAACGAAGAACACGCACGCTGGGCCTCCCTGCCTCTGTCCATGAGGCACATCgagtacgcggccaaggacgcctaCGCAGGTACGAGATATGGAACCGCATCATCGTCACCCAGGACGGGCTTTGTCGTGCAAAGCTAGATAAGGAGGAGCCCCCCCAAGAAGCGCCCCAGGAGCAGCTGGGGAGACTCTACCTGGGGAAGAAGCAGACGGTGCCGGCCAAGAACCCATATTGCTCGCGTCGTTTTAGATTTATCATCAAATTTGCTTTCTGTTGTTTGCTTATGTAACGTTAGTTTGCTTGTGATCGTTTGCTTTtgctgaacttagtttgcttgccACACAGAATGGCTTGTAATGATGAACTTTGCTTATGTTATGAAGAAGT
This sequence is a window from Aegilops tauschii subsp. strangulata cultivar AL8/78 chromosome 7, Aet v6.0, whole genome shotgun sequence. Protein-coding genes within it:
- the LOC141027175 gene encoding uncharacterized protein: MGFVDEYRNVEAHGNTKLHVIHTNDKKQMATSHEQYKRHLKLQCYKIIGIDLKYNNEPDATQKPALVQFSVGKTQPVMPFQLSAAERCTIFDNFLTDNRYTFAGISIGGDKTRLERVNLELANLVDIQKE